A stretch of the Hyalangium minutum genome encodes the following:
- a CDS encoding VTC domain-containing protein — MECHSPELDHERRFHPSVSVVEAFLSAVGPFTEPRRYELGYPHAFTRTTYFDTEELSLLSSRGTGSAQRLRLREYAGAVDLAQPPVLTGQRFLEVKVTSGERRMKSRCPLSGVEAEALLSGAPLPEASVAAELVRRLTPAPVKPMVTAWYRRVTRVTSDERVRITLDEDLTFALPPAPGEPAAPTRLLQRAPSALLEVKWQARLPYWLERAFVPLMACETHGSKFEEGMRALFGGALPLPLSKAR; from the coding sequence ATGGAGTGCCACTCACCGGAGTTGGATCATGAGCGGCGTTTCCATCCATCCGTCTCGGTGGTGGAAGCCTTCCTGAGCGCCGTGGGGCCTTTCACAGAGCCTCGGCGGTACGAGCTTGGCTACCCGCACGCCTTCACGCGCACGACGTACTTCGACACGGAAGAGCTGTCCCTGCTGTCCTCGAGGGGCACTGGCTCCGCGCAGCGCCTGCGGCTCCGGGAGTACGCCGGGGCGGTGGATCTGGCGCAGCCTCCCGTCCTGACCGGCCAGCGGTTCCTCGAGGTGAAGGTGACGAGCGGGGAGCGGCGCATGAAGTCCCGCTGCCCGCTCTCGGGTGTGGAGGCGGAGGCGCTGCTGTCCGGCGCGCCTCTGCCCGAGGCGAGCGTCGCGGCGGAGCTGGTGCGGCGCCTCACCCCGGCTCCGGTCAAGCCGATGGTGACGGCTTGGTACCGGCGCGTCACCCGGGTTACCTCCGACGAGCGGGTCCGCATCACCCTGGACGAGGATCTCACCTTTGCCCTGCCTCCGGCCCCGGGGGAGCCCGCGGCCCCCACGCGCCTGCTCCAGCGGGCTCCGTCGGCCCTGCTCGAGGTGAAGTGGCAGGCCCGCCTGCCGTACTGGCTCGAACGGGCGTTCGTGCCGCTGATGGCCTGCGAGACCCATGGCTCGAAGTTCGAGGAGGGAATGCGCGCGCTCTTCGGCGGAGCGCTCCCTCTTCCTCTCTCCAAAGCACGCTGA
- a CDS encoding CotH kinase family protein: protein MHGVSRLRLLAALMFFTVACGDGRPEGWTEESHGKKAQPAYGTVFPSDQVQRLDIVISAADWQAMQDDMTAMVGAFGSGGGLPGGGGGMPGGGGGAPPVELTAACQDKAEGEACTATFNGTTFTSTCGKTPDGATLLCRPMGGPGGGGGAPGGAPGGGGGGVDLIPNTPIYVPSTVMFNGKTWWHVGIRYKGNSTLSSGWRSGVSKLPFRLNFDKFEDEHPEIEGQHFYGFSKLSLSSNQGDVSYIRDHVASDTFLAAGVPAARTGFMAVYVDHGEGAQYFGLYTVAEDPQSSLLDSHFGNHDGALYEADGVGARWGTFDEASFEAQSDAAEQGWESVQAAIAALNADRSDAAAWRAGLEARLDVDGFLQWLAVNTVLMNWDSYGSMPHNYYLYADPTDGNRLHWITWDHNLSMTSRQGLSLTLSEVTQDWPLIRYLMDDPVYKPRYEQYVRESVQGPLAAATMKERMQQAHDLIAPWVTGENAEVQGFTYTSADQFNTSLTGTAGLFSFAEQREAAVRTTFGTTP, encoded by the coding sequence ATGCACGGAGTTTCGCGACTGCGCTTGTTGGCCGCGCTCATGTTCTTCACCGTCGCCTGTGGTGACGGCCGGCCCGAAGGCTGGACCGAGGAGTCGCACGGCAAGAAGGCCCAGCCCGCCTACGGCACTGTCTTTCCCTCGGATCAAGTTCAGCGGCTCGACATCGTCATCTCCGCCGCGGACTGGCAGGCGATGCAGGACGACATGACGGCCATGGTCGGCGCCTTCGGCTCGGGGGGCGGCCTGCCTGGCGGAGGAGGTGGCATGCCTGGCGGAGGAGGTGGCGCGCCTCCCGTGGAGCTGACGGCGGCCTGCCAGGACAAGGCAGAGGGCGAGGCCTGCACCGCGACCTTCAATGGCACCACGTTCACGTCCACCTGCGGAAAGACCCCGGATGGGGCCACCCTGCTGTGCAGGCCGATGGGGGGACCAGGGGGGGGCGGCGGCGCTCCCGGCGGTGCTCCCGGAGGAGGGGGCGGCGGCGTGGATCTCATCCCGAACACGCCCATCTATGTGCCCTCGACGGTGATGTTCAACGGCAAGACGTGGTGGCACGTGGGCATCCGCTACAAGGGCAACTCCACGCTCTCGAGCGGCTGGCGCTCGGGCGTGAGCAAGCTGCCCTTCCGGCTCAACTTCGACAAGTTCGAGGACGAGCATCCCGAGATCGAGGGCCAGCACTTCTACGGCTTCAGCAAGCTCTCCCTCTCCAGCAACCAGGGCGATGTGTCGTACATCCGGGACCATGTCGCCTCGGATACGTTCCTCGCCGCCGGGGTGCCCGCAGCCCGTACTGGCTTCATGGCCGTGTATGTGGACCACGGCGAGGGGGCCCAGTACTTCGGGCTCTACACCGTCGCCGAGGATCCGCAGTCCTCGCTGCTCGACAGCCACTTCGGCAACCACGATGGCGCGCTCTATGAGGCGGACGGTGTGGGCGCCCGGTGGGGCACCTTCGACGAGGCCTCCTTCGAGGCGCAGTCGGATGCGGCCGAGCAGGGCTGGGAGAGCGTGCAGGCCGCCATCGCCGCGCTGAACGCCGACCGCAGTGACGCGGCGGCCTGGCGCGCGGGGCTTGAGGCGAGGCTGGACGTGGATGGCTTCCTGCAGTGGCTGGCCGTCAACACGGTGCTGATGAACTGGGACAGCTACGGTTCCATGCCGCACAACTACTACCTCTACGCGGACCCGACGGATGGGAACCGGCTGCACTGGATCACCTGGGATCACAACCTGTCCATGACCTCGCGCCAGGGGCTCTCGCTGACGCTCTCCGAGGTGACTCAGGACTGGCCCCTCATCCGCTACCTGATGGACGACCCGGTCTACAAGCCGCGCTACGAGCAGTACGTGCGCGAGTCCGTTCAGGGCCCGTTGGCCGCGGCCACGATGAAGGAGCGCATGCAGCAGGCGCATGACCTCATCGCGCCCTGGGTCACCGGAGAGAACGCCGAGGTGCAGGGCTTCACCTACACCAGCGCGGATCAATTCAATACCTCGCTCACCGGAACCGCGGGCCTCTTCAGCTTCGCCGAGCAGCGTGAGGCGGCCGTGCGGACCACCTTCGGTACCACCCCATGA